Proteins co-encoded in one Kamptonema formosum PCC 6407 genomic window:
- a CDS encoding Uma2 family endonuclease, translated as MTQSINPTTLPPAFPDRTQLPDSDGTFVHNFQEHPQSILLTDSLETTLQTLHPDGQFAIGQDCGIYWRETEPPERGAEAPDWFYIPNVPPLIDGEIRRSYVLWREYIVPLIAIEFASGNGAEERDNTPLSRLPEGVNQKPGKFWVYEQIIRIPYYAIYIIKTSELEVYNWVNTRYRRLQPNDRGHYPIDLMGVELGVWEGSYQNQHQRWLRWWDSEGNLLLTGSEQSKLERLNTEQERQRADRAEQTQRDAIPQLLAMGLTVEQVAQALSLSVEDVQRLG; from the coding sequence ATGACCCAAAGCATCAACCCTACAACATTACCCCCAGCCTTTCCCGATCGCACGCAACTACCTGACTCCGACGGCACTTTTGTACACAACTTCCAAGAACATCCCCAGAGTATCCTACTCACCGACTCCCTGGAAACTACACTGCAAACCCTCCACCCCGACGGACAATTTGCGATCGGGCAAGATTGTGGCATTTACTGGCGCGAAACCGAGCCTCCAGAACGCGGAGCCGAAGCCCCTGACTGGTTCTACATTCCCAACGTTCCGCCCCTAATAGATGGCGAAATTCGCCGCTCTTATGTGTTGTGGCGCGAGTATATTGTGCCATTAATTGCCATCGAATTTGCGAGTGGAAATGGGGCTGAAGAAAGAGATAATACTCCTTTATCTCGCTTACCAGAAGGTGTTAACCAGAAACCCGGAAAGTTTTGGGTATACGAGCAGATTATTCGCATTCCTTACTATGCAATTTACATCATTAAAACGAGTGAATTGGAAGTCTATAACTGGGTGAATACTCGCTATCGCCGTTTGCAACCAAACGATCGCGGACATTACCCGATCGACCTGATGGGAGTAGAGTTAGGAGTGTGGGAAGGTAGCTATCAAAATCAGCATCAACGATGGTTACGTTGGTGGGATAGTGAGGGGAATTTGTTGCTAACTGGTAGCGAACAATCTAAACTCGAACGCCTCAATACTGAACAGGAACGCCAACGTGCCGATCGCGCGGAGCAAACTCAACGGGATGCTATTCCGCAACTATTGGCAATGGGTTTAACTGTAGAGCAAGTAGCTCAAGCGCTGTCGCTGTCGGTGGAAGATGTGCAGAGATTGGGGTAA
- a CDS encoding GIY-YIG nuclease family protein: MEPICYHCGKPIQNNQGTYWIKGTGGWFARGVYPSTVVCAHWRKCAKVVGEYFAQIPPDEKGESWFWQHLPFYTQTNEKVNNSDRFIYVLKSNEYYKIGIAKDVAKRMRELQTGDPVKHLFVCSSFFKDAPRFEKCLHEAFAKYRVEGEWFELPPEKLEELIEILENKNFIEQVPPLHNIVYYPLGTRVLWRNQPGIVHSLVIKSYKYEVGYNILLDTQSCIDEPEVTNSGYNELILENTRIPSIEGYEVEPVELGISDDDITSLAN; the protein is encoded by the coding sequence TTGGAACCTATTTGCTACCACTGTGGAAAACCGATTCAGAATAATCAAGGGACTTATTGGATCAAAGGAACAGGTGGTTGGTTTGCCAGAGGCGTATATCCTAGTACAGTAGTCTGTGCACATTGGCGAAAATGTGCGAAAGTTGTAGGTGAATACTTTGCCCAAATTCCTCCAGATGAGAAGGGAGAGTCCTGGTTTTGGCAACATTTACCCTTTTATACTCAAACCAATGAGAAAGTAAATAATTCGGACAGATTTATTTATGTTCTAAAGTCGAATGAATATTACAAAATAGGCATTGCTAAGGACGTGGCAAAAAGGATGCGGGAACTGCAAACAGGTGATCCAGTTAAACATTTATTTGTTTGCTCTTCTTTTTTTAAAGATGCACCTAGATTTGAAAAGTGTTTACATGAAGCTTTTGCAAAGTATAGAGTAGAAGGCGAGTGGTTTGAGTTGCCACCCGAAAAGCTAGAAGAGCTAATTGAAATTTTAGAGAACAAGAATTTTATAGAGCAGGTTCCACCACTACATAATATAGTTTACTATCCTCTCGGTACACGAGTTTTATGGCGTAATCAGCCCGGTATTGTACATAGTTTAGTTATTAAATCCTATAAATATGAGGTTGGCTATAATATATTGCTTGACACTCAGAGTTGTATAGATGAGCCAGAAGTAACCAATTCAGGCTATAACGAGTTGATCTTAGAAAATACTAGAATACCAAGTATAGAAGGTTACGAGGTCGAACCCGTCGAGCTAGGTATTTCTGATGATGACATTACATCTTTAGCCAATTAA
- a CDS encoding addiction module protein has translation MRSIEQLTEELLSLPSASRALLAEKLAESLEFDIDPMIQAAWTTEAHRRRNEIRSGAVQAIPGDDALAQVRLLLDP, from the coding sequence ATGCGGTCAATTGAACAACTGACAGAAGAGCTTTTATCTCTGCCTAGTGCATCAAGAGCACTTTTGGCAGAAAAACTCGCAGAAAGTTTAGAATTCGATATCGACCCAATGATTCAGGCCGCTTGGACAACTGAGGCTCATAGACGACGTAACGAGATCCGAAGCGGTGCTGTCCAAGCAATTCCGGGAGATGATGCCTTAGCTCAAGTGAGGCTGTTGCTTGACCCATGA
- a CDS encoding uracil-DNA glycosylase family protein: MKYVFHPEALAEYAEAVQYYVVHFDSCSNALQSRAWVLEKPQIIETFSNPTFKMSEKTLLHEIAHCPHARFCRENPAAEHPCSEIVNYQKSLNLDDFQVPEPWSGHIEKAPILFLSSNPSIGAGENYPNWSWSDNDIEDYFSYRFGGGRKEWIVNGTKSLLMDGTYSHAVKFWAAVRQRAMELFERDVLPGIDYALTEIVHCKSHKEIGVKRAQNKCVEAYLLRTLELAGAKVIVVLGKRARKAIQGQFNIPEKISVSEAIKIGSSERFFAFLPHPNAHSYRSFSKCFKDDELEKLRASLHTWKNGE; encoded by the coding sequence ATGAAGTATGTATTTCATCCTGAAGCACTTGCCGAATATGCTGAAGCTGTCCAATACTATGTAGTACATTTTGATTCTTGCAGTAACGCATTGCAGTCGAGAGCCTGGGTATTGGAAAAGCCGCAAATAATTGAAACATTCAGCAATCCAACATTTAAAATGTCTGAGAAAACTCTGCTACATGAAATTGCTCATTGCCCCCATGCACGGTTCTGTCGAGAAAATCCTGCTGCTGAACATCCATGTAGCGAAATTGTTAATTATCAAAAGTCGCTCAATTTAGACGATTTTCAAGTACCTGAGCCTTGGAGTGGACATATAGAGAAAGCTCCTATTCTTTTTCTGAGTTCAAATCCATCAATTGGCGCTGGTGAAAACTACCCAAATTGGTCTTGGTCAGACAATGATATTGAAGATTACTTCAGTTATCGTTTTGGAGGGGGACGCAAGGAATGGATCGTCAATGGTACGAAATCCTTACTAATGGATGGGACATATAGCCATGCTGTTAAGTTCTGGGCAGCAGTCCGGCAACGTGCTATGGAGTTATTTGAACGGGATGTGCTTCCAGGAATTGATTATGCGCTTACTGAAATAGTCCATTGTAAATCCCATAAGGAAATTGGAGTAAAACGAGCGCAAAATAAATGTGTTGAAGCCTATTTGTTGAGGACTTTAGAACTGGCCGGGGCAAAAGTAATTGTGGTGCTGGGAAAACGTGCAAGGAAAGCAATTCAAGGTCAATTCAATATCCCTGAAAAAATCTCAGTGTCTGAGGCAATAAAGATAGGGAGCAGTGAAAGATTTTTTGCTTTCCTTCCACATCCAAATGCCCACAGCTATCGTTCTTTTTCCAAGTGCTTTAAGGATGATGAGCTTGAAAAGTTACGCGCATCTTTGCATACGTGGAAAAATGGTGAGTGA
- a CDS encoding type II toxin-antitoxin system HigB family toxin, which produces MVSDAHRNASIIANNRVVFNIKGNSYRLIVAIRYDLSIIFIRFIGTHAEYDKVDAEIV; this is translated from the coding sequence ATGGTGAGTGATGCACATCGTAATGCTAGCATCATTGCCAACAACCGCGTAGTTTTCAATATCAAAGGCAACAGCTATCGGCTAATTGTGGCTATTCGCTACGATCTTAGTATTATTTTCATTCGATTTATTGGCACTCATGCCGAGTATGACAAAGTAGATGCAGAAATAGTCTAA
- a CDS encoding helix-turn-helix domain-containing protein, whose product MELRPIRNETDYQEAIREIELLFNAASNTPEYDRLDVLSTLVEAYEKKHIPIAIPAPIEAIYYYMETRGYSHRDLESCLGSQATVSEVLSRKHQLTLDMIRKLNQELGIPAEILIQPYQSVKIPA is encoded by the coding sequence ATGGAATTGCGCCCAATTAGAAATGAAACCGACTATCAGGAAGCTATTAGAGAAATAGAGTTACTATTTAATGCAGCCTCAAACACTCCTGAATACGATCGATTAGATGTTCTCAGCACTTTAGTAGAAGCCTACGAGAAAAAACACATTCCGATCGCAATTCCCGCTCCCATCGAAGCGATTTATTATTACATGGAAACTCGCGGATACTCTCATCGCGATTTAGAGTCATGTCTCGGTAGTCAAGCTACGGTGTCTGAGGTTTTATCTCGGAAACATCAATTAACATTAGATATGATTCGGAAGTTGAATCAAGAACTAGGGATTCCCGCTGAAATTCTCATTCAACCATATCAGTCGGTAAAAATCCCCGCGTAA
- a CDS encoding NADH-quinone oxidoreductase subunit K — MLEAFVFATILCGFFGIIFKNNLVMKIISMDVMSTGVIAYYVLIASRDGFFTPIIGEVKNRAYADPVPQGVILTAIVIGFSIQALMLVGVMKLARDNPTLETNEIEKNNTP, encoded by the coding sequence GTGTTAGAAGCCTTCGTATTTGCCACAATCTTGTGCGGATTTTTTGGTATCATCTTTAAAAATAACCTCGTAATGAAAATCATCTCTATGGACGTGATGAGCACTGGGGTAATAGCCTACTACGTGCTAATTGCATCGCGAGATGGTTTTTTCACGCCAATTATTGGAGAAGTTAAAAATAGAGCTTACGCCGATCCAGTTCCCCAAGGTGTGATCTTAACAGCAATCGTCATCGGCTTTTCGATTCAAGCCCTGATGCTAGTAGGTGTAATGAAATTGGCACGGGATAATCCTACCTTAGAAACCAACGAGATAGAGAAAAACAATACACCCTAA
- a CDS encoding cation:proton antiporter, with protein sequence MNTITIACLTLPFFIGFVIYLLPKFDKYLALAITVVSAGYALQLLLGDSPLTLNLLDNFGVKLVADRLSGYFILTNAIVTAAVILYCWHSGKTAFFYAQTIVLHGSINAPFVCADFISLYVALEVSGIAAFLLIAYPRTDRSIWVALRYLFISNTAMLFYLVGAVLVYQTHHSFAFDGLKGAPPEALALIFLGLLIKGGVFVSGLWLPLTHSESETPVSALLSGIVVKASILPLLRCAFIADEINTIVRIFGVATALMGVSYAIFEKDTKRMLAFSTIAQLGFILAAPEVGGFYALSHGLVKSHLFLVAGSLPSRNFKELEHKGIDPKIWILLVIGSLSISGFPLLVGYSSKVLTLKSLAPWQAIAMNIAAVGTAIAFSKFIFLARGEKQEVKPGFWPAVILLSSGLIIASVAYFQAYTIDNIIKSLAIIGIGWLIYALIIKKLAITLPRVLEQFDHLIGVMTLSLIVLFWMALS encoded by the coding sequence ATGAATACGATTACGATCGCTTGCCTCACACTACCATTTTTTATCGGGTTTGTCATTTATTTACTTCCCAAATTTGACAAATACCTGGCTTTAGCTATCACCGTTGTTTCTGCTGGCTATGCCTTACAGTTATTACTCGGAGACTCCCCTTTAACACTGAACTTACTAGATAATTTCGGCGTTAAATTAGTCGCAGATCGCTTAAGTGGCTACTTTATTCTCACAAATGCCATCGTAACTGCTGCGGTGATTTTATACTGTTGGCACAGTGGTAAAACTGCTTTCTTTTACGCCCAAACGATCGTTCTGCATGGCAGTATTAATGCGCCCTTTGTCTGTGCAGATTTTATTAGTTTATATGTCGCCTTAGAGGTCAGTGGAATTGCCGCTTTTCTATTAATTGCCTATCCTCGCACCGATCGCTCGATTTGGGTAGCTTTGCGCTATTTATTTATCAGCAACACTGCCATGCTATTTTATCTGGTGGGCGCAGTCTTAGTCTATCAAACCCATCATTCCTTTGCTTTTGATGGTTTAAAAGGTGCGCCCCCGGAAGCTTTAGCTTTAATTTTTCTAGGATTATTGATTAAAGGTGGGGTGTTTGTCTCAGGATTATGGCTACCACTAACTCACTCAGAATCAGAAACCCCAGTCTCAGCATTACTATCAGGGATTGTCGTCAAAGCTAGCATTTTACCCCTGTTGCGCTGTGCTTTTATTGCAGATGAAATTAATACTATCGTCAGGATTTTTGGCGTAGCAACAGCTTTAATGGGAGTATCTTATGCCATCTTTGAAAAAGATACAAAACGGATGCTAGCATTTAGCACAATTGCCCAGTTAGGCTTTATTCTCGCAGCACCAGAAGTCGGTGGCTTTTATGCCCTATCTCATGGTTTAGTTAAATCACATCTCTTTTTAGTTGCCGGTTCCTTACCAAGTCGTAACTTTAAAGAATTGGAACATAAGGGGATAGATCCTAAAATTTGGATTCTCCTAGTTATCGGCAGTCTCTCGATTTCCGGCTTTCCTTTGTTGGTAGGATATAGCTCAAAAGTCTTGACCTTAAAAAGTTTAGCACCTTGGCAGGCGATCGCGATGAATATTGCCGCCGTAGGTACAGCGATAGCCTTCAGCAAATTCATCTTTCTAGCGCGTGGAGAAAAACAGGAAGTCAAACCCGGTTTTTGGCCAGCAGTCATACTTTTAAGCAGTGGGCTAATTATCGCAAGTGTAGCCTATTTCCAGGCTTATACCATTGATAACATCATCAAATCACTGGCAATTATCGGTATAGGGTGGCTGATTTATGCTTTAATTATTAAAAAGTTAGCAATCACTCTGCCCCGCGTACTTGAGCAATTCGATCATCTGATCGGTGTGATGACTCTAAGTTTGATCGTACTCTTTTGGATGGCCTTATCATGA
- a CDS encoding Na+/H+ antiporter subunit E, with amino-acid sequence MIGYLIRLTIWFLLTSDLSVENIIIGLLIAFLLPRSYKSSVRLQDWLKMLGKILIAIPLAYLEAFEIIIRPHNREDIIMERAKLKRSPLLIFLDVFLITFTPKTIVVRYNQEGYYEVHRISPGKQP; translated from the coding sequence ATGATTGGGTATTTAATAAGATTAACAATCTGGTTTTTGCTCACTTCCGATCTGAGTGTAGAAAATATCATCATTGGTTTACTCATTGCATTTCTTCTCCCCCGTAGCTATAAATCCTCAGTAAGATTGCAAGATTGGTTAAAGATGCTGGGCAAAATCTTAATCGCGATTCCCTTAGCATATCTTGAGGCCTTTGAAATCATCATCCGTCCCCATAATAGAGAAGATATCATTATGGAAAGGGCAAAACTCAAACGTTCGCCACTGCTAATATTTCTAGATGTATTTCTGATTACCTTTACTCCCAAAACAATTGTTGTCAGATACAACCAAGAAGGCTACTACGAAGTCCACAGAATTTCGCCGGGTAAACAGCCATGA
- a CDS encoding monovalent cation/H(+) antiporter subunit G: MINILSYLLIGVGIFFWFWGTSHLLGKRSVLFKLHTLSVADTLGSILIVVGLLLKIPSEWPLLILAIISLAIWNTMLGYVLAYCSSDEEKNQTQTQTELPPETL; encoded by the coding sequence ATGATTAATATATTGAGTTATCTATTAATTGGCGTAGGAATTTTCTTCTGGTTTTGGGGAACTTCTCACCTACTGGGCAAACGATCGGTATTATTTAAGTTACATACTCTTTCGGTTGCAGATACCTTGGGTTCAATCCTAATCGTTGTCGGGTTGCTGCTGAAAATACCCAGTGAATGGCCGCTGCTAATTTTAGCAATTATTTCCTTAGCAATTTGGAATACAATGCTAGGCTATGTATTAGCATACTGTTCTAGTGATGAGGAAAAAAATCAAACTCAAACTCAGACAGAGTTGCCACCGGAGACATTATGA
- a CDS encoding DUF4040 domain-containing protein, whose translation MNDSYIYVLTALLPLAACMLVVQVNPYHALVIRGILGAIAALVYSVFGAADVALTEALMGTLLAVTLYVVAVRSSLVMRLGVLKEEKVEAEGDVLNVEQVEKVDDDLTPLLDDFRRIFSKYYLRLEVVPYTNTQALHRALRDKEVHATCMKLADPEAEGEPRKMTYQTVTRIERIYEIVQAEVSATNTSLIYKIALDSGEDRQ comes from the coding sequence ATGAATGATAGTTATATTTATGTCTTAACCGCACTTTTGCCCTTGGCTGCTTGTATGCTAGTAGTTCAAGTGAATCCCTATCACGCCTTAGTAATTCGTGGCATATTAGGGGCAATAGCAGCATTAGTATATTCAGTGTTTGGGGCTGCGGATGTGGCTTTGACAGAAGCATTAATGGGTACGCTGCTAGCAGTAACGCTTTATGTGGTGGCAGTGAGATCGTCGCTGGTAATGCGTTTGGGGGTTTTAAAAGAGGAGAAAGTCGAGGCTGAAGGCGATGTTTTAAACGTAGAACAAGTAGAGAAAGTTGATGACGATCTTACTCCATTGCTCGATGATTTTCGCAGGATTTTTAGCAAATATTATCTCCGTCTGGAGGTAGTACCCTACACGAATACACAGGCTTTACACCGGGCTCTGAGAGATAAGGAAGTTCATGCAACTTGTATGAAATTGGCAGATCCAGAGGCAGAAGGCGAACCCAGAAAAATGACTTATCAAACTGTCACTAGAATCGAACGTATCTATGAGATCGTGCAAGCTGAAGTTTCCGCGACAAACACCAGTCTAATTTATAAAATTGCCTTGGATTCAGGGGAGGATCGTCAATGA
- a CDS encoding Na(+)/H(+) antiporter subunit B, whose protein sequence is MKWVYIVAGIALYIKMLLFANPVSDFSATSIVELIVKDSGIPNAVSAIIFRNRLYDTIFEVVVFTIAIMGANFLLANERPSCTIYQFTDQPSIVLARLGATISALVAIELSLRGHLSPGGGFAAGVAGGTAIGLVAITSSSEWMQRIYERWHAATWEKISVLIFVVLSAVTLSGIELPHGELGALVSGGMIPLLNILVAVKVALGSWAVVLIFIRYRGLL, encoded by the coding sequence ATGAAATGGGTTTACATTGTAGCTGGAATCGCACTTTACATTAAAATGCTGCTTTTTGCCAATCCTGTCTCAGATTTCTCAGCGACTTCGATAGTAGAATTAATTGTCAAAGATAGTGGCATTCCCAATGCAGTATCAGCGATCATTTTCCGAAATCGGCTTTATGACACGATTTTTGAAGTAGTGGTATTTACGATCGCGATTATGGGAGCTAATTTTCTCTTGGCTAATGAAAGACCATCCTGTACAATTTATCAATTTACAGATCAACCTTCTATTGTTTTAGCGCGTCTAGGAGCGACTATTTCGGCTTTAGTAGCTATTGAATTGTCACTTCGGGGCCATTTAAGTCCGGGGGGTGGTTTTGCGGCGGGAGTGGCCGGAGGAACTGCGATTGGTTTGGTGGCAATTACTTCATCGTCGGAGTGGATGCAGCGGATTTACGAACGATGGCACGCGGCTACATGGGAGAAGATTTCGGTGTTGATTTTTGTCGTGTTGTCGGCGGTAACTTTGTCGGGGATAGAGTTACCTCATGGAGAATTAGGAGCTTTAGTTAGTGGTGGGATGATTCCTTTGCTGAATATTTTAGTAGCGGTAAAAGTTGCCTTGGGATCGTGGGCAGTGGTGTTAATTTTTATTCGTTATCGGGGGTTGTTATGA
- the hetR gene encoding heterocyst differentiation master regulator HetR, with amino-acid sequence MSNDSLDLIKSLSPSAMDQIMLYLAFSAMRTSGHRHGAFLDAAATAAKCAIYTTYIEQDQNLRMTGHLHHIEPKRVKVIVEEVREALTKGKLLKMLGSQEPRYLIQFPYVWLEQYPWQPGRARIPGNNLTAEEKRYLEGKLPPNLPDAQLINSFQFMELIEFLHRRSQEELSVDRRMPLSEALAEHIKRRLIYSGTVTRIDSPWGMPFYALTRSSYSPAEQEERTFIMVEDTARYFKLMQDWAEKQPKVMRVLEELDIPPERLDQALEELDEVIRQWADRYHKRGEPTMVLQMVFGPKQE; translated from the coding sequence ATGAGTAATGATTCTTTGGATCTGATCAAGAGCCTCAGCCCTAGCGCAATGGATCAGATCATGCTTTATTTGGCATTCAGTGCCATGAGGACAAGTGGGCACAGGCACGGGGCTTTTCTTGATGCCGCAGCGACTGCGGCTAAGTGTGCCATTTATACAACTTATATCGAACAGGATCAAAACCTGCGAATGACCGGACACTTGCATCACATTGAACCCAAACGGGTGAAGGTGATAGTGGAAGAAGTCCGGGAAGCCCTCACTAAGGGCAAGTTGTTGAAAATGCTTGGTTCCCAAGAGCCTCGCTATTTAATTCAATTTCCTTATGTTTGGTTAGAACAATATCCTTGGCAACCAGGGCGGGCCCGGATTCCGGGCAACAATTTGACTGCTGAGGAAAAGCGATATCTCGAAGGTAAACTTCCGCCGAATTTGCCTGACGCTCAATTGATCAATTCTTTTCAGTTTATGGAGTTGATCGAGTTTCTACATAGGCGATCGCAAGAAGAGTTATCTGTCGATCGGCGAATGCCTTTGAGTGAAGCTCTCGCAGAACACATTAAGCGTCGCCTAATCTATTCGGGAACTGTAACTAGAATTGATTCTCCTTGGGGAATGCCTTTTTATGCTCTAACTCGCTCTTCTTATTCTCCAGCGGAGCAGGAAGAGCGCACTTTCATTATGGTAGAGGATACTGCACGGTACTTTAAGCTGATGCAGGATTGGGCGGAAAAACAACCCAAGGTAATGCGAGTTTTGGAGGAGTTGGATATTCCTCCTGAACGCCTTGACCAAGCTCTTGAGGAGTTGGATGAGGTGATACGCCAGTGGGCGGATCGCTATCATAAAAGAGGTGAGCCGACGATGGTGTTACAGATGGTTTTCGGCCCGAAACAGGAGTAG
- a CDS encoding PepSY-associated TM helix domain-containing protein — protein sequence MKVRKLILTIHGSIGIAIGLLLTVISLTGSAIVFHQELDRAINPSLMRVVPQGNLASLDETIAPVQAAYPNFPLQSIRFPQTPNGSYQVTIKTPDGESLDTFVNPYTAKILGSRKWERSLMGFLYQLHYKLAFGQVGTAIVGATGLLFVLIVITGTMLWTGWRKLKSGFTVRTTAPLPLLSYDIHQVGGILSSTFLLILAVTGVMLSYFVLLFALNQPPPVAKVLPPAKQPVALSELLRKADAAMPDGKTTYVVFDEHQPEKITVSKQLPHELIRFAMSSVELNRYSGKVLNVNRVVEPPPMFKFMIAIGTLHFGLFGGIYTRIFYVFIGLIPSVLLITGLVNWRRRRLLMGRRELTSKLLAEEGRSNDIS from the coding sequence ATGAAAGTTCGCAAACTGATACTAACAATACATGGTTCGATAGGAATTGCAATCGGTCTATTACTGACTGTGATTAGTTTAACGGGTAGCGCTATTGTATTTCACCAGGAACTCGATCGCGCCATTAACCCTTCTTTAATGCGAGTTGTTCCCCAAGGAAATCTAGCATCTCTGGATGAAACGATCGCGCCAGTTCAAGCTGCTTATCCTAACTTCCCTTTACAGTCGATTCGCTTTCCTCAAACGCCGAATGGCAGCTATCAGGTGACAATAAAAACCCCAGATGGGGAAAGCCTAGATACGTTCGTAAATCCTTACACGGCTAAGATTTTAGGATCGAGAAAATGGGAGCGATCGCTGATGGGATTTCTCTATCAGTTGCACTACAAATTAGCCTTTGGTCAAGTGGGAACGGCGATTGTGGGCGCGACTGGTTTGTTATTTGTACTAATCGTAATAACCGGGACAATGTTGTGGACTGGTTGGCGAAAATTGAAAAGCGGTTTTACGGTTCGCACGACTGCACCACTACCGTTATTAAGTTACGATATCCATCAAGTCGGAGGCATTTTATCAAGTACATTTTTACTGATTCTGGCTGTTACAGGTGTCATGCTTTCATACTTCGTCCTGCTATTTGCGCTCAATCAACCTCCGCCAGTTGCGAAAGTTTTACCTCCGGCAAAACAACCCGTAGCTTTAAGCGAATTGTTACGCAAAGCTGATGCCGCTATGCCAGATGGAAAAACGACTTATGTAGTTTTTGACGAACATCAACCTGAAAAAATTACGGTTAGTAAACAACTTCCTCACGAGTTGATTCGGTTTGCGATGAGCAGTGTAGAACTGAATCGATATAGTGGGAAAGTTTTGAATGTCAATCGCGTTGTAGAACCGCCACCAATGTTCAAGTTTATGATTGCGATCGGCACTCTTCATTTCGGTCTTTTTGGTGGAATTTATACTCGTATTTTCTATGTTTTTATCGGTTTAATACCGAGTGTTTTATTAATCACTGGTTTGGTGAATTGGAGACGCAGACGATTGTTGATGGGAAGACGGGAATTAACATCTAAATTGCTGGCTGAGGAAGGTCGATCTAACGATATTTCCTAG